In Isosphaera pallida ATCC 43644, the sequence GAGACGGCCGGTAATCCTCCGCCGAGGCGACTGGTCGGGAACCCGGGTCGCGGGTAGGATGTCCAACGGAAGAACCCTCCAAGGTCACGCGGATCGCGGAGAGAGGAACGCGGGTCTTGGCGTTGGCCTCGTCTCCAAGAACCAGGTTCGAGCGTGGCGGGTGTTCTTCACGCGTTTCAACCGCCCCGCCCAACGGGGGTGTTTTCGTCGTCCCGACCTGGGAGTGCAAGCCTCATGGATATCGAACAGGCCCGTTCAACGCGGGAGGTCATCGAACAAATTCTCCAGCTTCGAGACTCTCTTTGACTTGGGCGATAAGTTCGCCCGACGCCAGGAACTCGAGGAAGCGATGAACGCGCCCGACTTCTGGAACCACCAGGATCGCGCCAAGGCCACCATCGCCGAGATCAAGACCCTCAACGCGGTCCTCAAGCCTTACGAGGCGCTGGTCAAACAGGCCGAAGACCTCCAAGCCCTGGTCGAACTGGCCGACGAGGCGGGCGACGACTCGTTGGACGACGAGATTGACCAAGCCACCCAAAAGGCCCGCGAGGCGTTCGACAAGTTCGAGCTCCAGTCGATGCTCTCGGGCATGAACGACCACTGCAACGCCTTCTTGGAAATCCACCCCGGCGAAGGGGGGACCGAGGCGTGTGATTGGTCGGAAATGCTCCTGCGTATGTATATGATGTGGGCCGAATCCAAAGGGTACAAGGTCGAGCTGATCAGCCGGGAGGATGGCGGGGTCGCAGGCATTCAGTCGGCCCAGTTGAAAATCTCCGGTGACTACGCCTTTGGCTACCTCAAGGGCGAGGCC encodes:
- the prfB gene encoding peptide chain release factor 2 (programmed frameshift), translating into MEQARSTREVIEQILQLRDSLDLGDKFARRQELEEAMNAPDFWNHQDRAKATIAEIKTLNAVLKPYEALVKQAEDLQALVELADEAGDDSLDDEIDQATQKAREAFDKFELQSMLSGMNDHCNAFLEIHPGEGGTEACDWSEMLLRMYMMWAESKGYKVELISREDGGVAGIQSAQLKISGDYAFGYLKGEAGVHRLVRISPFDAAGRRQTSFASVDVTPEIDDTIEIEIRDCDLKRDVFRCGGPGGQHQNKTESGVRYTHLPTGVVAESRSERSQFQNDDLALKLLKAKLIRLEEEKREAESIKAYDDKSKIGFGSQIRSYVLQPYTLVKDLRTGYETGNPRAVLDGDLDGFINAYLRMKLSKGEPARK